In the Leptospira neocaledonica genome, one interval contains:
- a CDS encoding PAS domain S-box protein, giving the protein MRSSILIIEDREEEYKWIRTLLGGIESFTPNCTRALNFQDALSKTKTESFDVILFQYDLQKSIEVLEKSQNLPPLIAILENRESKEVLKNSKIIFSDLLFKESVSSDLLDRSLRLVLQAKTTEENLNLLKIGIERSKDIFLITEASPIDEPGPKIVYVNSAFERLTGYKREEVLGKTPRILQGPKTDRVVLDRIRKAISEAKPCFEEIINYDKDGKEYWIEMDIFPIVNEQGVVTHLMGIERDITERRNSEERIRHSQKMEAVGQLAGGMAHDFNNLLNVILANLDLLEMKLKDSEDLMKRVRSAQDAIQRGVEINKRLLAFSRKQALNPEACDVNRVLKDFVPILDRIRTEKIEIEYEIADEKTICDIEKTGLENAVLNLALNARDAMPEGGKIFISTGFVRNGDTKGPKISGLEAKDYFLVTVTDTGTGMDDITKARIFDPFFSTKGGGKGTGLGLTMVYGFVKQSNGFLKVITAPEYGSSFLIFLPLHEQDRNEEVLVTKKKTLVMEENRETAELACVYLRELGYEPHVSSDMKRLAKFFSGDPEISFVLLDLQLADSKGIDLKKELERFGSGKIIATSSSRRESLELPNTVPLVRKPYTKTSLKEAVRTIGEILP; this is encoded by the coding sequence ATGCGATCCAGTATTTTAATTATAGAAGATAGGGAAGAAGAATACAAGTGGATCCGAACTCTTTTAGGAGGTATCGAATCCTTTACGCCTAACTGTACCCGAGCCTTAAATTTTCAAGATGCTTTAAGTAAGACTAAGACCGAGTCTTTTGACGTTATATTATTCCAATACGATCTTCAAAAAAGTATAGAGGTTCTGGAGAAGTCCCAGAATCTTCCCCCTCTTATCGCTATTCTCGAAAATCGGGAAAGTAAAGAAGTCCTGAAAAATTCTAAGATTATTTTCTCGGATCTGTTATTTAAAGAGAGTGTAAGTTCAGATCTTCTGGACCGTTCTTTACGCCTAGTACTGCAAGCAAAGACCACGGAAGAGAATCTGAATCTTCTTAAGATCGGGATTGAAAGGTCTAAGGACATTTTTTTGATCACGGAAGCTTCTCCCATAGATGAACCCGGACCTAAGATAGTATATGTAAATAGTGCTTTTGAAAGGCTAACCGGCTACAAAAGAGAAGAAGTATTAGGAAAAACACCTCGAATTCTGCAAGGCCCCAAAACGGATAGGGTAGTCTTGGATCGTATCCGAAAGGCAATCTCGGAAGCTAAACCTTGTTTCGAAGAGATCATCAATTACGACAAAGATGGAAAAGAATATTGGATCGAGATGGATATCTTTCCTATCGTGAATGAGCAAGGCGTTGTCACTCATTTGATGGGAATAGAAAGAGATATAACGGAAAGACGAAATTCGGAAGAAAGGATCAGACATTCCCAAAAAATGGAGGCAGTCGGACAACTTGCCGGGGGAATGGCACATGACTTTAATAATTTATTAAATGTAATATTAGCAAATCTAGATCTTCTTGAAATGAAGTTAAAAGATTCCGAAGATCTGATGAAAAGAGTTAGGTCCGCACAAGATGCAATACAAAGAGGTGTCGAGATCAATAAAAGGCTTCTTGCTTTTTCCAGAAAGCAGGCCTTGAATCCGGAAGCATGCGACGTAAACCGAGTATTAAAGGACTTTGTTCCGATTCTAGATAGGATCAGGACTGAAAAAATAGAAATAGAATACGAGATAGCCGACGAGAAAACGATTTGCGACATAGAAAAGACCGGGCTGGAGAACGCTGTGCTCAATCTTGCATTAAATGCAAGAGATGCCATGCCTGAGGGTGGAAAAATATTTATTTCTACCGGATTTGTTCGTAACGGAGATACAAAAGGCCCCAAAATTTCCGGATTGGAGGCAAAGGATTATTTTTTGGTTACCGTTACCGACACAGGGACAGGCATGGACGATATCACTAAGGCTCGCATTTTTGATCCTTTTTTTTCGACCAAGGGAGGAGGAAAGGGGACCGGTTTGGGATTGACCATGGTTTACGGTTTTGTAAAACAATCGAACGGTTTTTTAAAAGTGATTACCGCGCCAGAATATGGTTCCAGTTTTCTAATATTCTTGCCGCTGCATGAACAGGACAGGAATGAGGAAGTTCTCGTGACCAAAAAGAAAACTTTGGTTATGGAAGAAAATCGAGAAACTGCCGAGTTGGCCTGTGTATACTTAAGAGAGCTGGGTTACGAACCTCATGTGAGTTCGGATATGAAACGATTGGCTAAATTTTTCTCAGGCGATCCGGAGATCTCTTTTGTTTTGTTGGACCTCCAACTTGCAGATTCTAAGGGGATAGATCTTAAAAAAGAACTGGAAAGATTCGGTTCCGGGAAAATAATCGCAACCTCTTCGAGCCGGAGAGAAAGTTTAGAACTTCCGAATACTGTCCCACTGGTTCGAAAACCTTATACCAAAACTTCTTTGAAAGAAGCAGTTCGCACTATCGGAGAAATTCTTCCATGA